AGGAAGAGAATGTGTTTTACCGGGAGGCCACGTTTTATTCCGCGGACGAAGTAGCCGCTCTTCTGCGCGAAGCGGGGTTTTCAATCAACGCCTGGGGACAGACACTGGCGCATCCGCTGACCGAGACGCGCGACATCGAGCCCCTGCGGCCGGGATATGGCCAATGCGCATTCGTGACCGTTTCGGCAACCAGTGCAGGTTGATATGACGATGAGTGCATTGACTGACGAACATATTGTCCGCTCCTGGCATGGCAATGCCGATGCATGGGTCACGGCCGTGCGCGAAGGACAGATCGAGAGCCGCCGCGCGGTTACGGATCAAGCGATCGTCGATGCGGTGCTGAGCCAGTGCCCGGGTTCCGTGCTTGACGTGGGCTGCGGTGAAGGCTGGCTGGCCCGCGAACTGGCGGCCCACAACATCCGGGTTACCGGCGTCGATGTCGTACCCGGGCTTGTCGAAGCCGCGAACCGGGCGGGCGGCGGGGACTTCCGGGTGGTTGCCTACGAGGACCTGGCCAGCGTCGGGCTGCGGGTTCCGGTCGATGCGGTAGTGTGCAACTTTTCCCTGCTCGGGAAAGAATCGGTAGAAGCGGTTTTCCGGGCCGTGCCTTCCCTGCTGGCGAACAACGGTGTGTTCATCGTGCAGACGCTGCATCCAATCACGGCCTGCGGCGACCAGCCTTACGAGGATGGCTGGCGGGAAGGGTCCTGGGCCGGTTTCGGTAATGAATTCACCGATCCGGCGCCCTGGTATTTCAGAACCCTGGAGAGCTGGGAGAGATTGTTTACGGATAACGGATTCAGGCTGGTGGAAATCCGTGAACCCGTACACCCCAAAAGCGGCGTGCCGGCCTCGGTGATATTCGCCGCGAGGCATGACCGCTAACCGCGTACGCAGTGGTGCACCCCGATCGCTAGTCGTTGTCGAGCAATCTCGCTCCCGACCCCTGTTCAGCCAATTTGTCGTGCGGGTTGCGCAAGGGGCAATCGGTGATGGACAGGCATCCACAGCCGATACAGCTTGTGAGCTGATCGCGCAACTGGGTCAGGTGCCTGATCCGTTCGTCCAGATCGGCCTTCCACCTGGATGACAGCGTGGCCCAGTCCTTTTTTGTCGGTGTCCGCTCGTCGGGCAGCGTATCCAGGGCCGCGGCAATCTCCTTGAGAGGAATCCCCGCGCGCTGGGCTACTTTGATGATGGCGACCCGGCGCAGGACCTCGCGTGGATAACGCCGATGATTCCCTGCATTACGCTTGCCCTTGATCAGGCCCTTGGCTTCATAGAAATGAATGGTCGAGACCGTCACACCGCTGCGGGTCGCTACCTCACCTACGGATAGGCTTTTGTGGATATCCGCGTCGTCCGTGTGCTTCATGAAAATCGCCCTTGACCTCAAGTTATGTTGAGGTTCTAGCATGGCTTTCACCGAACTACAAACAGCCAGGGAGATGCACATGACCGCGTTTGAGCGTAACCCGTCGGGACATATTTATCGTGTGGACAAATTCATTGTCCCCGAGCATGTCCG
This sequence is a window from Gammaproteobacteria bacterium. Protein-coding genes within it:
- the soxR gene encoding redox-sensitive transcriptional activator SoxR, with protein sequence MKHTDDADIHKSLSVGEVATRSGVTVSTIHFYEAKGLIKGKRNAGNHRRYPREVLRRVAIIKVAQRAGIPLKEIAAALDTLPDERTPTKKDWATLSSRWKADLDERIRHLTQLRDQLTSCIGCGCLSITDCPLRNPHDKLAEQGSGARLLDND
- a CDS encoding class I SAM-dependent methyltransferase translates to MSALTDEHIVRSWHGNADAWVTAVREGQIESRRAVTDQAIVDAVLSQCPGSVLDVGCGEGWLARELAAHNIRVTGVDVVPGLVEAANRAGGGDFRVVAYEDLASVGLRVPVDAVVCNFSLLGKESVEAVFRAVPSLLANNGVFIVQTLHPITACGDQPYEDGWREGSWAGFGNEFTDPAPWYFRTLESWERLFTDNGFRLVEIREPVHPKSGVPASVIFAARHDR